The stretch of DNA GATGCGTCCGCCGTCGACCGGCACGACGGCTCCGTGCACGAAGGACGCCGTGTCGGCCGCGAGGAACGCGATCGCCTCGGCGACCTCCTGCGCGGAGCCCGGACGTCCCGCCGGACCGGCCGCCGCGAGCTGGTCGAGCGCCTCACCCATGGCCGCGGTGCCCTCGGTGCGGGTCGGTCCGGGGCTCACGGCGTTCACGCGGACGCCGGACGGCCCGAACTCGGCCGCCCAGGACTTCGTGAGCAGCACAAGGGCCGCCTTGGTCGAGCCGTACAGGCCCATGCCGGCGGCACCGAACTCGGCGACCATCGTGGTCACGTTGACGATCGCGCCGGTTCCGCGCTCCGCCATGCCCGGAGCGAGCGCCGCGACGAGGAAGTACGGCGCCTTGACGTTGAGGTCGAACACCTCGTCGAACCCCTCGGGCGTCGTGTCCGCGGTCGGCCCGAACGGGAAGATGCCCGCACTGTTCACGAGCACGTCGACCCGGCCGTCACCGATGCGGAGCGCCTCGGCGGCGAGGGCACGGGCGCTCCCCGCGTCGCCGAGCTCGGCGCGGACGAAGTCGGCGGTACCGCCGGCAGCGCGGATGCCGCGGACGACCTCGTCGCCGCGCTCGGCGTTGCGGCCGGAGACGACGACGTGCATACCGCGAGCGGCGAGGAGTTCGGCGGTGGCGCGACCGATGCCGCTGGTGGACCCGGTGACGAGGGCGATGGGAGTCATGATGCCTTCCTGAATGAACAGATCTGTTCGGTTTGTGGTGCTGGTAACTGTACAGATCAGTGCAGTAAAGTCAAACCATGCCCGAGCCCACCAGGACACGTCGTCGCCCCGCGTACGAACGCGCCGTCGCCACCGCCGACCGGCTGTTCTACGAGCAGGGCATCCACGCCGTCGGCGTCGACCAGGTCGCGGCCGAGGCGGACATCTCGAAGGCCAGCCTCTACGCGCACTTCCGCACGAAGGACGAGCTCGTGCTCGGCTACCTGCGCGGCCGCAGCACCGCGTGGCAGGACCACGTCGCCGCCGAGCTGCCGCAGCGCGGGGCGACCCCGGAGGAGCGGATCGTCGCCGTGTTCGCGCTCCTCGGCGAGTGGTTCGAGGAGCCCGGGTACCGCGGGTGCCCGTTCATCAACGTCGAGGCGGAGTACGGCGCCGGACACC from Curtobacterium sp. SGAir0471 encodes:
- a CDS encoding TetR/AcrR family transcriptional regulator, with translation MPEPTRTRRRPAYERAVATADRLFYEQGIHAVGVDQVAAEADISKASLYAHFRTKDELVLGYLRGRSTAWQDHVAAELPQRGATPEERIVAVFALLGEWFEEPGYRGCPFINVEAEYGAGHPTHEVTLEHRDWVRGLFIGLLADAGVADVDGTALQLCLLYDGAMASAQADPSRPWARAAGAAATALLAAGR
- a CDS encoding SDR family NAD(P)-dependent oxidoreductase — encoded protein: MTPIALVTGSTSGIGRATAELLAARGMHVVVSGRNAERGDEVVRGIRAAGGTADFVRAELGDAGSARALAAEALRIGDGRVDVLVNSAGIFPFGPTADTTPEGFDEVFDLNVKAPYFLVAALAPGMAERGTGAIVNVTTMVAEFGAAGMGLYGSTKAALVLLTKSWAAEFGPSGVRVNAVSPGPTRTEGTAAMGEALDQLAAAGPAGRPGSAQEVAEAIAFLAADTASFVHGAVVPVDGGRIAV